In Deinococcus ruber, one genomic interval encodes:
- a CDS encoding helix-turn-helix transcriptional regulator encodes MTDSPEITQTERATRKKVRRLFDLMELLQAKDRSTQELAQMFRVPQRTIQRDLDDLRDMALGLEVLPGYRYRLRGFSSHLKPLQTLAVHAATRLLYHHAPTRDRDYLLALDKLAQSLPESIRTVVQRSAQDFTPPIHDDRTLEVVTTAWLDRRYISFEYVSPGQPLERRELAVYFIEISRANLATYAIGYERLKRGEIRTFKLSRMKRVTPLEDHYEIAADFDPRLYLSDAWGVVGGQTEVVTVTLRFVREAVYRVMEGGYPNMTTEEVARPDGSMIVKVRAGMDATGLPRELMPWILGWGPRVEVLDPPSVRAHWLNEARAVIEQFGQRDERAT; translated from the coding sequence ATGACCGATTCGCCGGAAATTACACAGACCGAACGTGCCACACGAAAAAAAGTCCGTCGGCTGTTTGACCTGATGGAACTCCTTCAGGCGAAGGACCGCAGCACGCAGGAACTGGCCCAGATGTTCAGAGTGCCCCAACGCACCATCCAACGTGACCTGGATGATCTACGTGACATGGCGCTGGGTCTGGAGGTCCTGCCCGGCTACCGGTACCGACTGCGAGGTTTCAGCAGTCACCTGAAACCGCTTCAGACGCTGGCGGTCCATGCGGCCACCCGGCTGCTGTACCACCACGCACCGACACGCGACCGTGATTACCTGCTGGCGCTCGACAAGCTGGCACAGAGCCTGCCGGAAAGCATCCGCACCGTGGTTCAACGTTCCGCTCAGGACTTCACGCCGCCGATTCACGATGACCGGACGCTGGAAGTGGTCACCACCGCCTGGCTTGACCGGCGGTACATCAGCTTCGAGTACGTCTCGCCGGGCCAGCCGCTTGAGCGGCGTGAACTGGCGGTGTACTTCATCGAAATCTCCCGCGCCAACCTCGCCACCTACGCCATCGGGTACGAACGGCTCAAGCGCGGCGAGATTCGGACCTTCAAGCTCTCAAGAATGAAACGGGTCACGCCGCTGGAAGACCACTACGAGATTGCTGCTGATTTCGACCCGCGTCTGTACCTGAGCGACGCCTGGGGCGTGGTGGGTGGGCAGACGGAGGTGGTCACCGTGACGCTGCGCTTCGTCCGTGAGGCGGTGTACCGGGTGATGGAAGGGGGCTACCCCAACATGACCACGGAAGAAGTCGCCCGTCCGGACGGCAGCATGATCGTCAAGGTTCGGGCGGGCATGGACGCCACCGGCCTGCCACGCGAATTGATGCCCTGGATTCTGGGCTGGGGGCCGAGGGTCGAGGTGCTGGACCCACCGTCTGTGCGGGCGCACTGGCTGAACGAGGCGCGAGCGGTGATCGAGCAGTTCGGGCAGAGGGACGAACGTGCGACATGA
- a CDS encoding tetratricopeptide repeat protein has translation MTQRHRPSVSPVFDDLSAGINHLTVAGDLEHVCVTLGHALNYGPTTVIQAGWLTFFERFSVLERAGHPAAAWLSVRLYSATRQPDALLEFVAVAEQQLSPVDWSPLVAYQALALTATDQHQQALDVLTPVLPGLTDLAAGIGWRAQAQALCRTGQTGWQESFIQARTFLTGRALGLCWTEEGTLLEWQGYDKEARNAWRQALPLLETDRYYSAWLRHALGSSCLRFALPEAEDHFLELEQAVKHPDVAQFRPWAECGLGAARRARGEWDRALTSFRRAIRMATEQGDQRQAWRGLGYTQRLMGKPDLALEALLTATRCTAQDAERGTSWVYADIAACHAQLGNNAAARDALSRLGGGPLSREDSERVTIVRAELARQEGRENAAKALLVQVRPETLWAREEVRCFPALFGLSGLEAVPVPLGYTVGTKVEVYALGPLLVKVNGRAVPLSSAGRPGELLVFLLESGGRAATEVILEALYPEGDERQKRRNAQALSALVRGLRNALGWQGSVQTDGGGAYLLDPAAEWQYDVREMLARGLPTPDFLSGNYRSWATSRANELQCV, from the coding sequence ATGACACAGCGTCACCGGCCATCCGTCAGTCCAGTCTTCGATGATCTTTCGGCAGGCATCAACCACTTGACGGTAGCAGGTGACCTTGAGCATGTTTGTGTAACGCTGGGTCACGCGCTGAACTACGGTCCGACCACCGTGATCCAGGCAGGGTGGCTGACGTTCTTTGAGCGGTTTTCCGTCTTGGAGCGAGCAGGACATCCAGCTGCTGCGTGGTTGAGTGTGCGTCTGTATTCGGCCACGCGGCAGCCGGATGCTCTCCTTGAATTTGTGGCTGTGGCTGAGCAGCAGTTATCACCTGTGGATTGGTCGCCGTTGGTGGCGTATCAGGCCCTGGCCCTGACAGCGACTGATCAGCATCAGCAGGCGCTGGATGTCCTCACCCCAGTTCTCCCTGGATTGACGGACCTTGCGGCTGGCATCGGCTGGCGTGCACAGGCCCAAGCGCTGTGCCGAACAGGTCAAACCGGCTGGCAGGAGAGTTTCATACAGGCACGGACTTTTTTGACAGGGCGCGCCTTAGGGCTGTGCTGGACCGAAGAAGGGACCCTGCTGGAATGGCAGGGGTATGACAAGGAGGCCAGAAACGCGTGGCGTCAGGCCCTCCCCCTGCTCGAGACGGACCGATACTATTCCGCCTGGCTGCGGCACGCCCTCGGGTCTTCGTGCCTGCGCTTTGCCCTGCCAGAAGCCGAAGATCACTTTCTAGAACTGGAGCAGGCTGTGAAACATCCGGATGTGGCACAGTTCAGACCGTGGGCGGAGTGTGGGCTGGGGGCGGCCCGGCGGGCACGCGGCGAATGGGACCGGGCGCTGACCAGCTTCCGGCGGGCCATCCGGATGGCCACCGAGCAAGGTGATCAGCGTCAGGCCTGGCGAGGACTGGGCTACACCCAGCGCCTGATGGGCAAGCCTGACCTGGCACTCGAAGCCCTGCTGACAGCGACTCGGTGTACCGCACAGGACGCCGAGCGTGGGACGTCGTGGGTGTATGCCGACATTGCGGCCTGTCACGCCCAACTGGGCAACAACGCCGCTGCAAGGGACGCGTTGTCACGTCTGGGGGGAGGTCCCCTCTCCAGAGAAGACAGCGAACGCGTGACCATTGTCCGGGCAGAACTGGCGCGTCAGGAGGGGAGGGAGAACGCGGCCAAGGCGTTGTTGGTGCAGGTGCGGCCAGAAACCCTGTGGGCACGTGAGGAAGTGCGTTGCTTTCCGGCCTTGTTCGGTCTGTCAGGTCTGGAGGCCGTCCCGGTGCCGCTGGGGTATACGGTTGGCACGAAGGTCGAAGTGTATGCTCTGGGGCCGCTGCTGGTGAAGGTCAATGGCCGTGCCGTGCCGCTTTCGTCGGCTGGACGTCCCGGTGAGTTGCTGGTCTTCCTGCTCGAATCTGGGGGGCGGGCAGCCACAGAGGTGATCCTCGAAGCGTTGTATCCGGAGGGTGACGAGCGGCAGAAGCGGCGTAACGCGCAGGCCCTCTCAGCGCTGGTGCGTGGACTGAGGAATGCCCTGGGTTGGCAGGGAAGCGTTCAGACCGATGGCGGTGGGGCGTATCTGCTCGATCCCGCAGCAGAGTGGCAGTATGACGTGCGCGAAATGCTGGCGCGCGGACTCCCCACCCCCGACTTTCTGAGTGGGAATTACCGTTCGTGGGCCACCAGCCGTGCCAATGAACTCCAGTGTGTATGA
- a CDS encoding phospholipase effector Tle1 domain-containing protein — protein MPKNLIVSLDGTWNSVDESGDRPTNAALIALQFVSNRNQVIFYRPGLGAGVMGMGSKMLQGATGYGIFESVRDSFRFLSVNYAPNDKIFIFGFSRGAYAARHLAGMISKFGLDHQAYSATHGKYVAYIDSIRTQQLSDVNRQDIEFLGLFDCVPGNYLINTLQRDWLFNSTALEPGIRNFRQALSIDERRFSFMPLVFRDSPGRHDSFKQIWFEGYHGDVGGGAEAHDSSSGSGKSQVLADVPLLWMLSEAHALGLKISAQRFNHTYINTILEGKKHSSDYPQTRLIHYDRRKSYKIDINEAKKERDSESFIKDYLQRGVCPLCRDALDTAIYCRGYPENRVTAQHDPQYSDWKTFKKY, from the coding sequence ATGCCTAAAAACCTGATTGTGAGTCTGGATGGCACGTGGAATAGCGTGGACGAATCTGGTGATCGCCCGACCAACGCTGCGCTGATCGCACTTCAGTTTGTGTCCAATAGAAATCAAGTCATTTTCTATCGTCCAGGACTTGGGGCCGGAGTTATGGGAATGGGCAGCAAGATGCTCCAGGGAGCGACTGGGTATGGGATTTTTGAATCCGTGCGAGACAGCTTCCGTTTCTTATCGGTAAACTACGCTCCCAACGATAAGATCTTCATTTTTGGCTTCAGTCGAGGTGCATACGCAGCCCGACACCTTGCTGGAATGATCTCAAAGTTCGGACTAGATCATCAGGCCTATTCCGCAACCCATGGGAAATACGTGGCTTACATCGATAGCATCAGAACACAGCAGCTGTCTGATGTTAACCGGCAAGACATTGAGTTCCTGGGCTTATTCGATTGTGTTCCTGGAAATTACCTTATAAATACTCTTCAGCGCGACTGGTTATTCAACAGCACGGCGCTGGAGCCGGGGATACGCAATTTCCGGCAGGCACTGTCCATTGACGAGCGTCGGTTCTCGTTTATGCCTCTCGTCTTTCGTGATTCCCCTGGTCGCCATGACTCCTTTAAACAGATCTGGTTTGAGGGCTATCATGGTGATGTTGGCGGGGGAGCCGAAGCACACGACTCTAGTTCTGGCTCGGGCAAAAGCCAAGTGCTTGCGGACGTTCCTTTGTTATGGATGCTCTCTGAGGCGCACGCTTTAGGACTAAAAATCAGCGCCCAGCGATTTAATCATACATATATCAACACTATACTAGAAGGTAAAAAGCACTCATCGGACTATCCACAAACACGACTCATTCATTACGATCGTCGCAAATCATACAAAATTGATATCAATGAAGCTAAAAAAGAACGAGACTCCGAGTCCTTTATAAAAGATTATTTGCAGCGTGGTGTTTGTCCGTTATGTAGGGATGCGCTTGACACTGCAATTTATTGCAGAGGGTATCCAGAAAATAGGGTGACTGCTCAGCACGACCCCCAATATAGTGACTGGAAGACATTCAAGAAGTACTGA
- a CDS encoding DUF262 domain-containing protein: protein MHPQTFGVLELFVKPERYVIPLYQRRYIWTQGRQWQPLWDDIRTKVEEVREKTAQGKQIRPHFLGAIVVAKRQTSGSDLDIYDVVDGQQRLTTFQVFLLAFRDRVKGLDRSVHQRVRAHTRNGNEDLEVRPHEQYKVWPTRFDQPLFTEIWGHSDPDALVQAVQAEQQQHRPVGNIKAAYAFFSTQLAAWLAQDEQHAAALLDTLKQYLQVVRIDLHPEDDPQVIFETLNARGEALQAADLIRNFIFQHAEQQHLDVESLFQQYWAAFDIDRSFWRELVSRGRVRRDQLTWFLTYFLTVQHGREISEGNIFDEFKTWWRGVMNLTVEARLAELKRFADAYLQLNQAAVDTRLGILRVRLDALDTTTLTPVLLYLLTESLPAAELDQILLNLESYLVRRYTAGLTSKNNNQRFLQLLTRLKERQRSEEALSEGALSAAFVRRFLSEARGDSVRWPDDAEFRTHLLNDATYKTLSPRGAVLLLEAAEARLHSDRQELLRFAGTSSVEHVMPRRWEKHWAPPTPDAGTDPAMLAARRDTVLHNLGNLTLVTQKLNASLSNKSFLEKKPHLTKQTLRMLNAYFQDRSTWDEAAIRERAERLADALLQTWPAPIAQGTALPEPIVPDPAVSSDAEKQFDHWLKAPSGYFQVEELEKEGIQGVQFIHRSWSRSWKLVVFRSEEDGEERLTFEVRNDFGVSDPFYARSQAVFARLKEPLELSFGEQLSEVGNGYRIRLDPDLSASELQGVFDRVCVLFIPAVEREITTSLALQAPSALTEVMQRAWPLLPEGWTFLMRDLEPGRKGQQLRIGHASWPTTLYLTYRIVQRQDGRLSVGVQDDTGKAFFLKAALQARWPELVEVVRQAFPGVEEKVGSGISQFVDVMLPLGAGSAEAAETLQALIAATQPLLEQIVAP, encoded by the coding sequence ATGCATCCCCAGACCTTCGGTGTGCTGGAACTGTTCGTAAAGCCTGAACGGTACGTCATTCCCCTTTATCAGCGGCGTTACATCTGGACGCAGGGTCGGCAGTGGCAACCCCTCTGGGACGATATCCGGACCAAAGTCGAAGAGGTCAGGGAAAAGACAGCACAGGGCAAGCAGATTCGGCCGCATTTTCTCGGCGCGATCGTTGTCGCCAAACGCCAGACTTCAGGAAGTGATCTGGACATCTACGACGTCGTGGACGGTCAGCAGCGGCTGACGACCTTCCAGGTATTCTTACTGGCCTTCCGTGACCGCGTCAAAGGCCTCGACAGAAGCGTGCATCAGCGCGTCCGTGCACACACCCGCAACGGGAACGAGGATCTAGAGGTCCGTCCACACGAGCAGTACAAGGTCTGGCCTACCCGCTTCGACCAGCCTCTTTTCACCGAAATCTGGGGTCACTCGGATCCAGACGCGCTCGTCCAAGCGGTGCAGGCTGAACAGCAGCAGCACCGGCCGGTTGGGAACATCAAGGCCGCGTACGCCTTTTTCAGCACGCAACTCGCGGCGTGGCTGGCACAGGATGAGCAGCATGCGGCGGCGCTGCTCGACACCCTCAAGCAGTATCTGCAGGTTGTACGGATCGATCTACATCCGGAAGACGATCCGCAGGTGATCTTCGAAACGCTCAATGCCCGCGGCGAGGCGCTCCAAGCAGCCGACCTGATCCGCAACTTCATCTTCCAGCATGCCGAGCAGCAGCATCTGGATGTGGAGTCTCTCTTTCAGCAGTACTGGGCGGCTTTCGATATCGACCGGAGCTTCTGGCGGGAGTTGGTATCGCGCGGGCGGGTGCGGCGCGATCAGTTGACTTGGTTCCTCACGTATTTCCTGACGGTCCAGCATGGACGCGAGATCTCCGAAGGCAACATCTTCGACGAATTCAAAACGTGGTGGCGCGGGGTCATGAATCTTACGGTCGAAGCGCGGCTGGCTGAACTGAAGCGCTTTGCAGACGCCTACCTCCAGCTCAATCAGGCAGCTGTGGACACGCGCCTGGGCATCCTGCGGGTTCGGCTGGACGCCCTGGACACCACCACGTTGACTCCCGTGCTGCTGTATCTGCTGACCGAATCCCTCCCCGCTGCAGAACTGGACCAGATCTTGCTGAATCTCGAGAGCTATCTGGTGCGCCGATACACCGCTGGCCTGACCAGCAAGAACAACAACCAGCGCTTTCTGCAGCTCCTGACCCGTTTGAAGGAACGCCAGCGGAGCGAGGAGGCGCTCAGCGAGGGTGCCCTTTCGGCAGCCTTCGTGCGCCGCTTCCTGAGTGAAGCGCGGGGCGACAGTGTGCGCTGGCCGGACGACGCCGAGTTCCGCACCCATCTGCTGAACGACGCGACCTACAAGACCCTGTCGCCCAGAGGCGCAGTGCTGCTCCTGGAAGCGGCCGAAGCGCGTCTGCATTCTGATCGCCAGGAACTGCTGCGCTTCGCGGGTACGTCCAGCGTCGAGCACGTGATGCCGCGCCGCTGGGAGAAGCATTGGGCACCGCCGACACCGGACGCCGGAACTGATCCGGCGATGCTCGCAGCCCGCCGCGATACGGTGCTGCACAACCTGGGAAATCTGACGCTGGTGACCCAGAAGCTGAATGCCAGCCTGTCGAACAAGAGTTTCCTAGAGAAGAAACCGCATCTCACCAAGCAGACGCTCCGGATGCTGAATGCCTACTTCCAAGACAGGAGTACGTGGGACGAAGCGGCCATCCGGGAACGGGCGGAACGACTCGCCGACGCGCTGCTCCAGACCTGGCCTGCGCCGATCGCCCAGGGCACCGCCCTTCCAGAACCGATCGTTCCGGACCCGGCGGTGAGCAGCGACGCCGAGAAGCAGTTCGATCACTGGCTGAAAGCCCCCAGCGGGTACTTCCAGGTGGAGGAGCTCGAAAAAGAAGGCATCCAGGGGGTGCAGTTCATCCACCGCAGCTGGTCGCGTTCCTGGAAGCTGGTCGTTTTCCGCAGTGAGGAAGACGGAGAGGAACGGCTCACCTTCGAGGTTCGCAATGACTTTGGGGTGAGCGATCCTTTCTACGCTCGCAGTCAGGCGGTGTTTGCCCGTCTGAAAGAGCCGCTGGAACTCTCGTTCGGCGAGCAACTGTCCGAAGTGGGCAACGGCTACCGCATTCGGCTGGACCCGGACCTCTCTGCCTCAGAACTTCAGGGTGTCTTCGACCGGGTCTGCGTGCTCTTCATTCCCGCGGTGGAACGGGAGATCACCACGTCCCTGGCGCTCCAGGCACCCTCCGCTCTCACCGAAGTGATGCAGCGGGCGTGGCCATTGTTGCCGGAAGGCTGGACATTCCTGATGCGGGATTTGGAACCCGGGCGGAAAGGACAGCAGCTACGGATCGGGCATGCGAGCTGGCCTACCACTCTGTACCTCACCTACCGAATCGTGCAGCGTCAGGACGGCAGACTTTCCGTCGGCGTGCAGGATGACACTGGTAAGGCGTTCTTCCTCAAGGCGGCGTTGCAGGCCCGTTGGCCGGAGCTGGTTGAGGTGGTACGGCAGGCGTTTCCCGGCGTGGAGGAGAAGGTTGGCAGCGGGATCAGTCAGTTTGTAGACGTCATGCTGCCGCTCGGAGCGGGATCTGCGGAAGCCGCCGAGACCTTACAGGCGTTGATCGCAGCGACACAACCTTTGCTGGAGCAGATCGTCGCGCCCTGA
- a CDS encoding restriction endonuclease subunit S encodes MELPEQALLEQHFDAAFAAPDGMKKLRELILTLAMQGKLVPQNPADQPAAELLKDIEAEKRRLVAEGKIKAPKPLPPVESEEVPYQVPEGWAWVRLGEIANDSDSGWSPQCLAQARTGEDWGVLKVSAVSWGNFRPEENKALPPGMEPRPDTEVKIGDFLISRANTEDLVARSVIVAETPPHLMMSDKIVRFLLSEFVDKIFINICNSSKHARTHYIANASGTSSSMKNVSREVMSILPLPLPPLAEQRRIVARIDQLMARCDELEALRATQQQKRLDVHTSALNALLTAQEPQAFAEAWGFVAAQFSDLYSVPGNVAELRKAVLQLAVMGKLVPQDPADQPASELLREIEPEKTKIVDEGKLKSLEGESYVQLESVPYEIPQSWAWCKLDDIAGIARGGSPRPIQEYMTNDPKGISWIKISDSDRGTRYITSARERIRPEGLKKSRLVVPGDLILTNSMSYGYPYILDIEGAIHDGWLLIRMPENLVNKIYIYNVLLSGYVKEMFAKAAAGAVVQNLNADKVRQLPIPLPPLAEQRRIVAKIDQLMALCDTLEAQLAAQTGKQSELLHSLMDAVTPRSITPEHRAQPARARAVKEPKAPKEAVAAGNFGEPKRRGRPPKAAAIPLASSEADAIRRLEAAKLERLERAQGTRQVSMFE; translated from the coding sequence ATGGAACTGCCAGAGCAAGCCCTGCTGGAGCAGCACTTCGACGCCGCCTTTGCTGCCCCCGACGGCATGAAGAAGCTGCGCGAACTCATCTTGACGCTGGCGATGCAGGGCAAGTTGGTGCCGCAAAACCCGGCAGACCAGCCCGCCGCCGAGCTGCTGAAGGACATTGAGGCCGAGAAGCGGCGATTGGTGGCTGAGGGGAAGATCAAAGCGCCCAAGCCGTTGCCGCCGGTTGAGTCGGAGGAAGTACCGTATCAGGTGCCGGAGGGGTGGGCCTGGGTGCGGCTAGGGGAAATAGCAAATGACAGTGACTCTGGCTGGAGTCCTCAATGTCTAGCACAAGCCCGAACTGGGGAAGATTGGGGAGTCTTAAAAGTCAGTGCAGTTTCATGGGGAAATTTTCGCCCAGAAGAGAATAAAGCATTGCCTCCCGGCATGGAGCCTAGACCAGATACTGAAGTTAAGATAGGAGATTTTCTTATCTCAAGAGCAAATACAGAAGACTTGGTAGCGCGTAGCGTAATAGTTGCAGAAACGCCACCACATTTGATGATGAGTGACAAAATAGTTCGCTTCCTGCTATCAGAATTTGTAGACAAGATCTTTATCAATATTTGCAACTCTTCTAAGCACGCGCGTACTCATTATATTGCAAACGCTTCGGGCACAAGCAGCTCAATGAAAAATGTTAGTAGAGAAGTTATGTCAATTCTTCCTCTTCCCCTTCCCCCACTTGCTGAGCAGCGCCGCATCGTTGCTAGAATCGATCAACTCATGGCCCGTTGCGATGAGCTGGAAGCACTTCGGGCCACCCAGCAGCAAAAGCGCCTCGACGTTCATACCTCGGCTTTAAATGCCCTACTGACCGCCCAAGAGCCGCAAGCCTTTGCCGAGGCGTGGGGCTTCGTGGCGGCACAATTTAGCGACCTCTACAGCGTACCGGGCAATGTGGCCGAGTTGCGGAAGGCGGTATTGCAACTGGCGGTCATGGGCAAGTTGGTGCCGCAAGACCCGGCAGACCAGCCCGCCAGCGAGCTACTGAGAGAGATTGAACCAGAGAAAACGAAAATTGTTGACGAGGGGAAGCTCAAGTCTCTTGAGGGCGAAAGTTACGTCCAATTAGAGAGCGTACCTTACGAAATTCCTCAAAGTTGGGCATGGTGCAAGTTGGATGATATTGCTGGGATTGCAAGAGGCGGTTCGCCTAGACCAATACAAGAGTATATGACCAATGATCCAAAAGGAATCAGTTGGATCAAAATCAGTGACTCTGATAGGGGGACCCGATACATAACTTCAGCTCGAGAAAGGATTAGACCTGAGGGATTGAAGAAAAGTAGATTAGTCGTGCCAGGAGACTTGATACTCACCAACTCAATGAGCTATGGTTATCCATATATTCTTGACATAGAGGGAGCTATACACGACGGCTGGCTCCTGATAAGAATGCCAGAGAATCTAGTAAATAAGATTTATATTTATAATGTGCTCCTTTCGGGTTACGTCAAGGAGATGTTTGCCAAGGCGGCGGCTGGCGCAGTTGTCCAAAACTTAAATGCCGATAAGGTTCGCCAACTTCCAATCCCACTACCTCCCCTCGCCGAGCAGCGCCGCATTGTCGCTAAAATCGATCAACTCATGGCCCTGTGCGACACGCTCGAAGCGCAATTGGCCGCCCAGACAGGCAAACAGTCCGAGCTGCTGCACTCGCTGATGGATGCTGTGACACCCAGAAGCATCACGCCGGAACACCGCGCCCAGCCTGCTAGGGCAAGGGCGGTCAAGGAACCTAAAGCGCCTAAAGAAGCGGTAGCGGCAGGCAACTTCGGCGAACCCAAACGGCGCGGGCGGCCTCCCAAAGCGGCGGCCATTCCCCTAGCGTCCAGCGAGGCCGACGCCATCCGGCGACTAGAGGCCGCGAAGCTCGAACGGCTGGAGCGGGCGCAAGGAACACGGCAGGTCAGCATGTTCGAGTGA
- a CDS encoding type I restriction-modification system subunit M, with amino-acid sequence MSINTLVKSVQDIMRKDTGVDGDAQRISQLVWMLFLKIFDDKEQEWELTYEDYKSPLQSRHRWSNWAKNPEGITGEELSDFINNELFPALKKLTNSQVPQGRVVGLVFEDAYNYMKSGTLLRQVVNIIEADIDFNSSQDRHLFNDIYEKILADLQSAGNAGEYYTPRAVTRFMVDILNPRLGEIVLDPACGTGGFLTGTIDHLKAQAKAPEDNVTIQDTVRGIEKKPLPHLLAMTNMLLHGIDVPTNVRHDNTLSRPLRDYVPEDRVDVILANPPFGGIEENGIESNFPKKYQTRETADLFMGLIMHLLKHGTGRAGVVLPDGFLFGEGVKTTLKKELLDDFNLHTIVRLPKGVFSPYTGINTNILFFEKGGPTEDIWFFEHPYPEGYKSYSRSKPLTLAEFDREKAWWGGLERAGREVNEYAWKVSAADIAARGHNLDIKNPHKVDVVHADPNELMEEYAELTRQVQAAQNALKQELVAALGGGH; translated from the coding sequence ATGTCTATCAATACCCTCGTCAAATCCGTTCAAGACATCATGCGGAAAGATACCGGCGTCGATGGCGACGCCCAGCGCATCAGCCAGCTCGTGTGGATGCTGTTCCTCAAAATTTTCGACGACAAAGAGCAGGAGTGGGAACTCACCTACGAGGATTACAAGTCGCCGCTTCAGAGTCGTCACCGCTGGTCAAACTGGGCCAAGAACCCGGAAGGCATCACGGGTGAAGAACTCAGCGACTTCATCAACAATGAGCTGTTCCCGGCCCTCAAGAAGCTGACGAACAGCCAGGTCCCTCAGGGGCGTGTGGTGGGTCTGGTCTTCGAGGATGCCTACAACTATATGAAGTCTGGCACACTACTTCGACAGGTGGTCAACATCATCGAGGCCGATATCGACTTCAATTCCTCGCAAGATCGCCACCTGTTCAACGATATCTACGAAAAGATTCTGGCTGACCTGCAATCGGCGGGCAATGCGGGTGAGTACTACACGCCCCGCGCCGTGACCCGCTTTATGGTGGATATCCTCAACCCGCGTCTGGGGGAAATCGTGCTCGACCCGGCGTGTGGCACGGGCGGCTTTTTGACGGGTACTATTGACCACCTCAAGGCCCAGGCGAAGGCGCCAGAAGATAACGTCACCATCCAGGACACTGTGCGCGGCATCGAGAAAAAGCCGCTGCCGCACCTGCTCGCCATGACCAACATGCTGCTGCACGGCATTGACGTGCCCACCAACGTTCGGCACGACAATACCCTCAGCCGCCCGCTACGTGACTACGTGCCGGAAGACCGGGTAGACGTGATTCTGGCAAACCCACCCTTCGGGGGTATAGAAGAAAACGGCATCGAGTCGAACTTCCCAAAAAAGTACCAGACCCGCGAGACTGCCGACCTATTCATGGGCCTGATCATGCACCTGCTCAAGCACGGCACGGGCCGCGCCGGGGTGGTACTGCCCGACGGCTTCCTGTTTGGCGAGGGCGTGAAGACCACCCTTAAAAAAGAACTGCTAGACGACTTCAACCTGCATACCATCGTGCGGCTGCCTAAGGGTGTGTTCAGCCCGTACACAGGCATCAACACCAACATCCTGTTTTTCGAGAAGGGAGGCCCCACAGAAGACATCTGGTTCTTTGAGCATCCCTATCCTGAGGGTTACAAGTCGTACTCGCGCTCCAAGCCGCTGACGCTAGCCGAGTTTGATCGCGAGAAGGCGTGGTGGGGTGGGCTAGAGCGGGCAGGCCGTGAGGTCAACGAGTACGCCTGGAAGGTCAGCGCCGCCGACATCGCCGCGCGGGGCCATAACCTCGACATCAAGAACCCGCACAAAGTGGATGTGGTTCACGCCGACCCAAATGAGCTGATGGAGGAATACGCCGAGCTGACCCGGCAGGTGCAGGCCGCGCAAAACGCCCTGAAGCAAGAACTAGTGGCCGCGCTGGGCGGTGGGCACTGA